From a region of the Erinaceus europaeus chromosome 14, mEriEur2.1, whole genome shotgun sequence genome:
- the ARHGDIA gene encoding rho GDP-dissociation inhibitor 1 isoform X1, producing the protein MAEQEPTAEQLAQIAAENEEDEHSVNYKPPAQKSIQEIQELDKDDESLRKYKEALLGRVAVSADPNVANVIVTRLTLVCSTAPGPLELDLTGDLESFKKQSFVLKEGVEYRIKISFRVNREIVSGMKYIQHTYRKGVKSSVPLHRAGPSPSQDTAGPSANLWRAVSCASPFLPACRSLALLFLSDREIKVPPLEPCCLLLGGGGEFVPLGHSCHSVRQCRVQGY; encoded by the exons ATGGCTGAGCAGGAGCCCACTGCTGAACAGCTAGCACAAATTGCAGCTGAGAATGAGGAGGACGAGCACTCTGTCAACTACAAGCCACCAGCCCAGAAGAGCATCCAGGAGATCCAGGAGTTGGACAAGGATGACGAGAGTCTGCGCAAGTACAAGGAGGCCCTTCTGGGCCGAGTGGCTGTGTCTGCTG ACCCTAATGTTGCCAACGTCATTGTGACTCGCCTAACCCTCGTATGCAGTACTGCGCCGGGACCCCTGGAACTGGACCTgacag GTGACCTGGAGAGCTTCAAGAAGCAGTCCTTTGTATTGAAGGAGGGAGTGGAGTACCGGATAAAAATCTCTTTCCGG GTGAACCGTGAGATTGTGTCGGGTATGAAGTACATCCAACACACATACAGGAAAGGTGTGAAGA GCTCAGTGCCACTACACCGGgcaggccccagccccagccaggACACCGCGGGACCAAGCGCAAACCTCTGGAGAGCCGTCTCCTGTGCCTCCCCCTTCCTGCCAGCGTGCAGAAGCCTGGCCCTGCTTTTCCTTTCAGACCGAGAAATAAAAGTCCCCCCTCTGGAGCCATGCTGTCTgctgcttgggggtgggggggagtttgTTCCTCTGGGGCACAGCTGCCATTCAGTCAGGCAGTGCAGGGTGCAGGGCTACTAG
- the ARHGDIA gene encoding rho GDP-dissociation inhibitor 1 isoform X2, with product MAEQEPTAEQLAQIAAENEEDEHSVNYKPPAQKSIQEIQELDKDDESLRKYKEALLGRVAVSADPNVANVIVTRLTLVCSTAPGPLELDLTGDLESFKKQSFVLKEGVEYRIKISFRVNREIVSGMKYIQHTYRKGVKIDKTDYMVGSYGPRAEEYEFLTPMEEAPKGMLARGSYNIKSRFTDDDKTDHLSWEWNLTIKKEWKD from the exons ATGGCTGAGCAGGAGCCCACTGCTGAACAGCTAGCACAAATTGCAGCTGAGAATGAGGAGGACGAGCACTCTGTCAACTACAAGCCACCAGCCCAGAAGAGCATCCAGGAGATCCAGGAGTTGGACAAGGATGACGAGAGTCTGCGCAAGTACAAGGAGGCCCTTCTGGGCCGAGTGGCTGTGTCTGCTG ACCCTAATGTTGCCAACGTCATTGTGACTCGCCTAACCCTCGTATGCAGTACTGCGCCGGGACCCCTGGAACTGGACCTgacag GTGACCTGGAGAGCTTCAAGAAGCAGTCCTTTGTATTGAAGGAGGGAGTGGAGTACCGGATAAAAATCTCTTTCCGG GTGAACCGTGAGATTGTGTCGGGTATGAAGTACATCCAACACACATACAGGAAAGGTGTGAAGA TCGACAAGACGGACTACATGGTGGGAAGCTATGGGCCCCGCGCTGAGGAGTACGAGTTCCTGACTCCCATGGAGGAGGCACCCAAGGGCATGTTGGCCCGTGGCAGCTACAATATTAAGTCGCGCTTCACAGATGACGACAAGACTGACCACTTGTCCTGGGAGTGGAACCTCACCATCAAAAAGGAGTGGAaggactga